One part of the Pirellulales bacterium genome encodes these proteins:
- a CDS encoding BON domain-containing protein: MAKALGDDRQVRKRIVEFLRRHHFPRLNRLRFEVRNGVVTVEGNVQSLRERMVCIACCRCIDGVDQIVDRIQVSRCPVDNKLRRSRVES, translated from the coding sequence ATGGCAAAAGCTCTGGGTGACGATCGCCAAGTCCGAAAGCGTATTGTCGAGTTCTTGCGACGGCATCATTTTCCACGGTTAAATCGATTGCGCTTTGAAGTACGAAACGGTGTCGTCACCGTTGAAGGGAACGTGCAGTCGCTGCGCGAGCGCATGGTTTGCATCGCTTGCTGCCGCTGCATCGATGGAGTTGATCAGATCGTCGATCGCATCCAAGTATCACGCTGTCCCGTTGACAACAAGCTTCGTCGCTCAAGAGTGGAATCCTAA